The following are encoded in a window of Brevibacillus sp. DP1.3A genomic DNA:
- the sigE gene encoding RNA polymerase sporulation sigma factor SigE, with protein MYVKLRLQLQLTWYRILLWLGVRAEEVYYIGGSEALPPPLTREEEELLLGRLPSGDPAVRGMLIERNLRLVVYIARKFENTGINIEDLVSIGTIGLIKAVNTFDPDKNIKLATYASRCIENEILMYLRRNNKIRSEVSFDEPLNIDWDGNELLLSDVLGTENDTIYKNIEDQVDRKLLKKALDKLSDRERIIMELRFGLAGEEEKTQKDVADLLGISQSYISRLEKRIIKRLRKEFNKMV; from the coding sequence ATGTATGTAAAACTTCGCCTACAACTCCAATTGACCTGGTACCGAATCTTGCTCTGGCTTGGTGTACGCGCCGAAGAAGTCTATTATATTGGCGGGAGTGAAGCATTGCCTCCACCGTTGACCAGAGAAGAAGAGGAGCTGCTGCTCGGACGACTGCCTTCTGGTGATCCGGCTGTCCGCGGTATGCTAATTGAACGCAATCTTCGTCTGGTCGTATACATCGCCCGCAAGTTTGAGAATACGGGAATTAATATTGAGGACTTGGTCAGCATTGGCACCATTGGCTTGATTAAGGCAGTGAACACCTTTGATCCAGACAAGAACATCAAGCTGGCAACGTATGCATCTCGTTGTATCGAAAACGAAATCCTCATGTATCTTCGCCGCAATAATAAAATTCGTTCAGAGGTATCTTTTGATGAACCGCTTAACATTGATTGGGATGGCAATGAGCTGTTGCTCTCAGATGTTTTGGGTACGGAGAATGACACGATCTATAAAAACATCGAGGACCAAGTGGATCGAAAGCTTCTGAAAAAAGCACTGGATAAGCTATCTGACCGCGAGAGAATTATCATGGAGCTGCGCTTCGGCTTAGCGGGAGAAGAGGAAAAGACACAGAAGGATGTAGCGGATTTGTTGGGTATCTCACAGTCGTATATTTCGCGTTTGGAAAAGCGAATTATAAAACGGTTACGAAAAGAATTCAACAAGATGGTCTAA